From a single Spongiibacter taiwanensis genomic region:
- a CDS encoding GspH/FimT family protein, with protein MIEILVALAVAAILATVAVPRFSDALANARARADVKSFAQSLNTARSEAVARASTVFVSASSSAWAAGWQSWQDVDGDGVRDNGETLKEYAGFGSDAALTGDQGGSAVTTLSFTANGFLNAAAPVDFAYRTSPAVCSRDKNIRVSLTGQLTVSQRVCP; from the coding sequence TTGATCGAGATATTGGTCGCTCTTGCCGTTGCTGCCATTCTGGCGACGGTGGCAGTGCCGCGGTTTTCAGATGCCCTGGCTAACGCCCGGGCCCGTGCCGACGTAAAATCCTTCGCTCAGTCGTTGAATACGGCCCGCTCCGAGGCTGTGGCGAGGGCCTCAACGGTTTTTGTTTCGGCGTCATCGAGCGCCTGGGCGGCGGGCTGGCAAAGCTGGCAGGACGTTGACGGCGACGGAGTGCGCGATAACGGGGAAACATTGAAGGAATATGCCGGGTTTGGCAGCGACGCCGCGCTGACCGGCGACCAGGGCGGCTCGGCGGTGACCACCCTGAGTTTTACCGCCAATGGCTTTCTCAATGCTGCGGCCCCCGTCGATTTCGCCTACCGCACCAGCCCGGCAGTGTGCAGCCGTGATAAAAATATTCGCGTCAGCCTGACTGGACAACTCACTGTCTCCCAGAGGGTTTGCCCATGA
- a CDS encoding pilus assembly PilX family protein, whose translation MRVSHRVHASQRGAALIVSLVFMLIITIISVASMQSATLQERMAGNAKDEKLAFQAAEAALREAESQLSQVSVGPFTGAKGLYRSCPDPADTSTACSEPDWRVKTSVGWQVLANAIPDASRQPEYIIEEMTSIADADAAIDSDRPVSLEGFYRVTARGFGASDRSMVVLSTTFKRDGN comes from the coding sequence ATGAGAGTGTCCCATCGGGTTCATGCCTCCCAGCGCGGCGCGGCGTTGATTGTCAGCCTGGTGTTCATGCTGATCATCACCATTATCAGTGTGGCGTCGATGCAGTCAGCGACCCTGCAGGAACGAATGGCCGGGAATGCCAAAGATGAAAAGCTGGCCTTTCAGGCCGCAGAAGCGGCGTTGCGGGAGGCCGAGAGCCAGCTGTCCCAGGTGTCGGTTGGCCCTTTTACCGGGGCCAAGGGGCTTTATCGCAGTTGTCCGGATCCCGCCGATACCAGCACTGCCTGCAGTGAGCCCGATTGGCGGGTGAAGACATCGGTGGGCTGGCAGGTGCTGGCAAACGCCATCCCCGATGCCAGCCGGCAACCGGAATACATCATCGAAGAAATGACCAGCATCGCCGATGCTGACGCCGCCATTGATTCCGACCGGCCGGTATCGCTGGAGGGCTTTTATCGGGTGACCGCGCGGGGCTTTGGTGCCAGTGATCGCAGCATGGTGGTATTGAGCACAACCTTTAAGCGGGATGGTAACTAG
- a CDS encoding GspH/FimT family pseudopilin: MKLAGYTLIELLTTLSVAGILGGLVLPSSVSMVQKYRLRTAAWDLFHSINTARASAIMRDRRVTLSAPSGDWHGGAEIFVDSNASGERDTGEELLRQVPAHQGVRIEGNYWVKEYISFTPDGSARAISGAFQIGTVTICHPELSTSYGLVISVGGRVRLTSSDKPCPG, from the coding sequence ATGAAACTCGCAGGCTATACCCTAATTGAGTTGCTCACCACGCTGAGTGTTGCCGGCATTCTTGGCGGCCTCGTCCTTCCCTCATCAGTCAGTATGGTTCAAAAATACCGACTGCGCACTGCGGCCTGGGATCTGTTTCACAGCATCAATACGGCCAGGGCCAGCGCGATCATGCGCGACCGCCGCGTCACCCTCAGCGCCCCTTCCGGGGATTGGCACGGCGGCGCCGAGATCTTTGTTGACAGCAACGCCAGTGGCGAGCGGGATACCGGCGAAGAATTGCTCCGTCAGGTGCCAGCCCATCAGGGAGTGAGAATTGAGGGGAACTACTGGGTGAAGGAATACATCAGCTTTACACCGGATGGCAGTGCCCGGGCGATCTCCGGCGCTTTTCAGATTGGTACGGTGACAATCTGCCACCCGGAACTGTCCACCAGCTACGGGCTGGTCATCAGCGTTGGCGGCAGAGTGCGGCTGACATCGTCAGACAAGCCCTGTCCGGGCTAG
- the pilV gene encoding type IV pilus modification protein PilV: protein MSLVRSPGVRRQRGVTLIEVLIAVLITATGVLGAAALQLNSVKFNQVANFRSTAVFLANDITDRMRANRALALTGQYDLAMDADAPTGSAIQQIDLQEWLAEIIQRLPAGDGAVVRNGTTFTVTVAWDEGRLSQTREAGGGDTQQFVFTTEL, encoded by the coding sequence ATGAGCCTCGTTCGCTCCCCAGGAGTCCGCCGCCAGCGCGGTGTCACATTAATTGAAGTGTTGATAGCGGTGCTGATCACAGCGACAGGTGTGCTGGGGGCTGCCGCCTTGCAGCTGAATTCAGTCAAGTTTAATCAAGTGGCCAATTTTCGCTCCACGGCGGTCTTTCTCGCCAACGATATCACCGACCGTATGCGCGCCAACCGGGCCCTCGCACTGACCGGGCAATACGATCTTGCTATGGATGCTGACGCGCCCACGGGCAGCGCAATTCAGCAAATCGATTTGCAGGAGTGGCTGGCAGAGATTATCCAGCGCCTGCCGGCTGGGGACGGCGCGGTGGTAAGAAATGGCACCACCTTTACCGTTACTGTGGCGTGGGACGAAGGCCGCCTGAGCCAAACCCGGGAAGCCGGTGGCGGTGATACCCAGCAGTTTGTGTTTACCACGGAGCTGTGA
- a CDS encoding PilW family protein, with amino-acid sequence MERKGQQGFGLVELMIAITLGLLLSAAVIQVFLASNSSSKLQESLAQVQENARFAMRFLGEEVRMAGYMGCNSIGNIAANVIAVPAATVDFGPATALVGEDNVVAGNALSAVVGSDVLHLKRASDDPIRLTGNLAPSNANIQIEDNSLGFVQGDYVMVSDCLNADVFRITNNPKTTGKGNTTLTHANGQTNSDNRLSKIYGPDAEVFGFQNLDFFVRDTGRDTPAGNPIHGLYMQRLMQGSGGVTAAAIELVEGVETMQITYGVDNDGDRGVDQYQAAGAVADWSRVLSVRISLQMVGPEENIVGKSGSATAQEVRDANGNMVANNDGRLRQVFTNVFAIRNKLP; translated from the coding sequence ATGGAGCGCAAGGGACAACAGGGTTTTGGCTTGGTCGAGCTGATGATTGCCATCACGCTGGGCCTGCTGTTGAGTGCGGCGGTGATACAGGTATTTCTGGCCAGCAACAGCAGCTCCAAGCTGCAGGAGTCCCTGGCCCAGGTGCAGGAAAACGCCCGTTTTGCGATGCGCTTTCTGGGTGAGGAAGTTCGCATGGCGGGGTATATGGGCTGTAATTCCATTGGCAATATTGCGGCCAATGTTATCGCCGTGCCCGCAGCAACGGTGGATTTTGGCCCGGCCACGGCGCTGGTGGGCGAGGACAATGTGGTGGCTGGCAATGCCCTGTCAGCAGTGGTGGGCAGCGATGTGCTCCATTTGAAACGCGCTTCCGATGATCCTATCCGGCTGACTGGCAACCTGGCGCCGAGTAACGCCAATATCCAGATTGAGGACAATAGCCTGGGCTTTGTCCAGGGGGACTATGTGATGGTCAGCGACTGCCTCAATGCCGACGTGTTTCGCATCACCAATAACCCGAAAACGACAGGCAAAGGTAATACCACGCTGACCCATGCAAACGGTCAGACCAACTCCGACAACCGGCTCAGCAAAATCTACGGACCCGATGCGGAAGTGTTTGGCTTCCAGAATCTGGATTTTTTTGTGCGTGACACCGGTCGCGACACCCCGGCCGGTAACCCCATTCATGGACTGTATATGCAGCGGTTGATGCAGGGTAGCGGCGGCGTGACCGCGGCGGCCATTGAATTGGTTGAAGGGGTTGAGACCATGCAGATCACCTATGGCGTGGACAATGATGGCGATCGTGGGGTTGACCAGTACCAGGCTGCCGGGGCGGTCGCCGATTGGAGTCGGGTGCTGAGTGTGCGCATTTCGCTGCAAATGGTCGGGCCAGAGGAGAACATTGTTGGAAAAAGCGGTAGCGCGACCGCCCAGGAGGTGCGCGATGCGAATGGCAACATGGTGGCCAACAACGATGGCCGGCTGCGGCAGGTGTTCACCAATGTGTTTGCGATCAGGAATAAGCTGCCATGA